DNA sequence from the Larus michahellis chromosome Z, bLarMic1.1, whole genome shotgun sequence genome:
tccaaataaattgttaatttaaacctctcagtgaagtcttttccTCTCCGTCATAGAGCCACGTGGGCACCCCATTACATCCCCTGCAACACTCGCTGCCTTGCAGAGCCCTTGCAATTAGATTTATCGACACTAATGCACCGCCCTGTCAGCCGTTATGACCCGGCTGAGGAGAGCAGCGGGGTAGAAAGAGGCTGAAGCAGCCTTATATACATCCATCTATATGTATCCTGCGCAGCTTCCATCTGTACCTAGGCAGTCCTGCCCCTCCTCAGAGACAGATTCGCATAAAAACGCATTTCTGTCTCAACAGGAAGCCTCCATTCCAGAAtagctccatttaaaaaataatgttaagtGTTCTACCAGCAAAAAACACTGTTTGGGTTTACTGTAATTATTTATACAATTTCTACTTATTTATTTTGGTAAGAGCCACCTGCTGGATCCTTAGGGGTTTACAAGCTGCTACAAGACGACGTTCAAAACAGGAACCTACGGGAAACAGCATGTGGCTTATCTCAGCTTTTCCAGCTACTCTGCTAACCCCCCATCCAGTCAGGAATACAAGAATATATTCCCTTAAAAATCCACCCCTAACTAGATATTAAATAACTGACTCTTTCCTGTAACTAACTTTGAAACGGAGGTATAGAACTCGGTTGCTTTTGGGGAATTTTGTGCTCAACAGTCTTTACAGAGCCAAATGGTCGTGGACGGGCATCAACACGTGAAAGCCAGAGAGAAAAAGGAACTTCCCAACGCGTTGGGAGGCAAGAGAAAACATTAGCACCGGCATCATTGGTGTTTTGTTGCACAGAGTGTCAGGACCAGCAGCCAAAGTTGTTATTTTGGCTTCCAGTATCTCAGCAGACCAACGGGACCCAAGGCCTATTGGTGGTGGTTTTCCAGTAGAATAAAAGCAGCAACTTCTTGAAGACGTGAGGTCAGTGCTTACTCTGAAAAGCACAAATCAAAATAATTGGAAGAAAAGTCGCTTGTCAGTTTTGTGGCCACTGGATCtgggttgcccagagccccagacGCAGTAAAtcagagcagccaggcagcacctACTGTTGAACCTGCTGGTTCGTTTCCCACCTCCAGGAACTGTTTTTAGTTTACACCACCAGTCATTCCGAGTACTTACGTGTACAACTTTACAAGGAAGCAGGTGGGCAAAATCCGAGTCATGACAAGTCCATTCTGTGCTACTACTAAAGGAAAAAACATGAACTAAATGTTTCTTCTACTGCAGGTTTCCCATTGTCTGCAGGGGGAAAAGATGTGTCAAGTAGAAGAGATAAAATGTGCTAAAGGTCACTCAAGTCCTGGATCTCAGGCAAAGTGTGGTAAGAAATTAAATCTAATCCAACAGTGCAGGTTTGCAGAATTTAACCAACTTATCAGGTCAAAAAGATGCAAAGCCCTTCCTGTCATTCTCCTCTTCaccctttttattttactgtgtttgaAGGCAGAGATGGAACAGAATCCACCACGGATGGATCCTAAACCCACACCTTGCCTTGCTGCAAGGAGTCTGTAGCCCAGGCTTTCCATGTTTTTGTCCACCCAGAACCGCACCCAGAGAGGCACAAGGTGCACAAGCCCCCCCAGCCTTGGTGAGTCGAGGCGCCAACTTCGAGGGCTTGGGGTACAGATGTAACACCCTCCACAGATCATGCATGTCTGTAATGCCTATTATTTACGAAATGCAACAGTTAACTTTCTGGTATTTTGTGGTGTTCCAGCTTCTTAGGATATTATTTCCATGATCAGTGTTGGTAGGTTACAGAAGAAATTGTCAAAAGTACTATTTTAAGGAGTAATACAGTACATCTGTAGGCAGTTATACAAAAGTACAAATGTTAAGCCACAGTAATGTCCTTGAACACAATACAGGGAACTTTGCTACTCTAAAATAAATCACATTAAGGAAGTGATGtcttctgttccatttttatCCTGTCACCCAGAGATTATGTAAATCATTCTTTACACTCAATAGTCAGGGATAGTAAAAATAATTCACCATGACAgcatcatatttttttttcactgaagagagagagagacagtaaACTAAAAGGAAATTCACCTATACTGAATActtaagtttgaaaaaaaataaaatacagtaaataagaGTAATTTAGAATGTTATTAAGTATCTTTGTCAGTCCTGTAGTTCAAAGATTTGTAgttgtttttcaaatgtaaaatttaCTGCAATAAATGGATGATCTGCATGAAGATAACAAAAATGAACTGCTGACATAAGCAAGAGGTGAAAAAATGGtcaacaaaagcattttaaacttaaaataaacccaaaagacTTGAATACTGTTGAATTGGGGAGCAATCACGTTGGTAACATATGAACATACTGTTTTCCACGTGTGCAAAGCGGGACTTCGTCTTCTGACAAACAACAAAACTCGGCTGCGGTCTAAAGCCATAGGAACCACCCGCAGGTCACTGACTCTCGGGTCACACCCCACAGCGGGAAGATTTGTCTCCTGCAGCGTGCTGTGCAGTCCCTGCACCGGGTTCGAGGCCCATCTGGGTCGGTGGACCTCCTGCTTCGAGCAGGCTGTTTGCAACAGAGAGGTGTGAAAGGGCAAGTTCAACTTTTGACTGAAGTGTACAGCCCACCTCGCTGTTTTGCAAAGCCGGACACTGCAGAAAACTCTCCAGAAAGCGCTCTCCCTTTTCACTAAGAGGTTAGACCCATTTTTAGCAGCGGTATCAATACACCACTCCGTGGGACACAGGCAGGCATTTCTTTATGTCAGTTTAGGAGTCCCTCCTGTTGCTGAGAAAAGGCTATTGAGAAGGTAAACAAGCTtcacaaataatttcaaatatgaAACTTTTATACCTTCTTACGATTCTTAACAGCGTTAGTAGAAAGTAGCAGGGTAGGAAcgggggacacggacacacagaaacatttcagcagcagcattctTGCGGATGTGTAATAAATTACTAGATACAAAACACTAAGGTAATGAGTAAGTAAATCCTGGCTTCTATCTTAATTTACCAATTCAACACGAGTACTGCAGACAAAAGGGTAAATTGGTATCAGATGAAATTCCAAGGAACGGAGTTATATTAATTAATCAAGATAAAGAGGAGCCTACTGGCTTCACCAGCAAAACGTGTCAGCATTTGCCAGAAGGAAACCACCTGCTGCTATTAAGAAATCAGTCTGAAAATGCCATCCTCTTTCAAGAcaactttggttttatttttaagtcattgaAAGTTAACCGGCTAACATACAGCTGGGATTCAGATTTTCCCTTGTGTAATTGCTTAGAACAAGCCAaagacaaaaaacacaaacaaaaattctTGGAGAACACTGTAAAAAGTAACATACTACACGAACACCACTTTAACAAGTGTGCTGGAATCAGTTGCCTACAGGAGATCAAGTCctctctttgctttttcagcCTCAGTTTTCGGAGTCAAGGCTAAAAAACGTTTACAAGGGAATAAAAAGGAAGTCTTCGTATTTCTAATtccacagttaaaaaaaagccaacaataTTAAGTGTATCAATAAATACAGTATtcatacaaaaaaatacagtattcatACATGTCCATAAATATAGTACAGACACCAAAACATACATCTAGAGCTCAGCTTCAGTAATATCCTCATCAGGGCAACAATAGTATTCCACAAAACAGATCTGTCCATCTTCATTCCTAATCATATACTGCAGTGAAAGAAATCCTTGAGCATCTGTTCGAATGGACACTTTACAAGATAATGCCAGTGCCTTTGTAGACGGTTTAAGCAAAGAAATCTTGTacctgaagggggaaaaaaagaagtcatctgaaaaaaaaataacactgtgtAGAGAGGAGCTGAAACATTACTTCCAATTAAAGTGACAGAGTAACTAAAAAGCAATTAGCAACGTGCTAATTTGATCTCTTCCTGGTAACAACATTGGACAGACATTGTTATTGCTTAGCTTTTGGTCGCAGGTTTTTATTAGATCTGAAGTTATTCTCTGCCGGCccccccaccgccagccccgaCCCCAGCCCGGTACTGGTGAAATAAATGTTGCAGCAACACAAAACCGGCCTTTTAAACTTCCCACCAAGAACACACGAGCTGCCAGAGAGCGCACTGATCACAGACTTCCCAACCTGTTTGTCTGGGTCTGGTTACAGTGGAATGCTTCCATCAAATCAGAGTCCCTAGGGTAGTCCAGATGCGCACTTCCTGCATTGCCAAAAGTGGATAACCTGGAAGATAAAAGGCAACATCTCAAAGTACCTGATCACAGCTCTCTAAAAGCTCAGAGTCAGTCATCTTGCATATCTCAATGGCTGTTTCATAAAACATTATTggcttttttggctttatttaattaaaaatgctaaacTGTCTGCATTAGTATCACATTTACCAGGCTGTCAATATATTTGTTACTACGCTAATTAGATTACATATAGTGATTTGCTATACTCATTACAATTCTTCTTGAAATAAAGCAATATTATAAAATAGCTCCCCCCTCTTCACCCTGAAAACTTCCAGTCCTTACCAATGGAGGCCAAGCATCAACATTTGAGTTGAAAATAATAGTTTCCAGTACCTGAAGTAGGGTTTATCTGGAGACATGGTAATCTGCAGAACTTCGCTGGTCATATCCAGTTCGGCAAATGCTTCTCGTAGCCCTTCCGACTGCAGGATAATTTTATTAACAACTTTTGTACTGCAGAAATCAAAGTCTAACAACTCATCAGGTTCCTGAGTGTTAATTTTGCACACTGTCACTACTCCTCCTTCTTCCAAGAACAGCATCAAGGGGTAACCATAACCACGGTAACACATCCTAAGGGCCGTTGTTGatcctgaaaaagagaaggaaacacaCGTTCTTCTGGGAGCTAGCTTGTGCATCTGTTCCCTtcagaaaattcacattttcctGGCATACAGGACACAGATCAATTTGATTTACCATGTTTGGTCCAGCCTCCAATACACTAATGCAGCATGCTCAGTGCAGCCTCCTGGACGCCCTGTAAGTGCTAATGGTTACGCAGCAAAATGAAATGACTCGTACAGAGCGACCAGTTCAAATCCAACTCATGTCACGTACCAAACGGGGAACACCAGCTGTGACAATGACGCTGGATATGCTACAAATAGTTCAGTGGAATTGGAAAATCCTTCACGGTCCCAAGGCGCTCTCTGGCTCACATCGTCTTTCTTTACTACTCTTGTTACTTGTGCAACCTAAACTGAAGTTAATGCAGCTTAGCTTGCATTGCGGTCACATCCTCCTTTTGCTAGGTACTCACAATCCCGATGTTTGGTTTCCCAAAACCAGAGTGCTGTTTACTACAGTTGATTTAGGCCTTTGGGTCAGAGTGACAACAGAAACGGCAGAGGAATGTGGAGTTCAACCCAAAAAAAATGGGTCATGGTTATCACTCTACTTCACACGAGTACATAGTGCATCCTGTAGCACCCACACAGCCATGCTAACTTGTTGTTATTTTTgcttgagaaaatattttttgaacaaCCATcaagtaaaaaaacaaattataattgatttataggaaataaaattcacaaagacctttttttttttgtttaaacaaatggGTTAATGCAATTCAATATTTGTACACATAATTGTGAAGGCAGCTTCCCACACACCTCTGTCACTGAAAAGACTACAAACAGGATTAATAATACAGCCTACTTGATTTTTGTAATTCACGCACTTGACAAGCAAAATTTAAAGTGCTCTTACAGCACCTGAAGTGCTACCAATCCAGCCAGTTCTTGTGAGACCTTAGGTAAGTATCATTCCTCAGTACCTTATCTGCAAGCTGGAGATGATACTCACAAAACAGGTGTAGCCTGAAGGAGGGAAGGAACAGAAGGTGCCACATAACAGCATTGGAAGCTGGAGCACAGTGAACTGACCGTGCTACCTGGAACCCCTGCAGACTTCTTCAAGCCCAGTAAATCTGCACCAGAACATTTCCTAGTTCATATATTTGCTTGTCAATGTTTCTGAGGTAGCTGGATGTTCCAAGGTTGCACAAGCCACAGAAATATTGGAAAAGAGATCACATTTATCATTGAGTTGATACAAAATTTGTTAGCAAGACAAATTCCAAGCTATGTCTATACTGTCTCCCAGTGTGCCGATTTTCGCTACAGTTGGAAGCAATTACTCAGCCTGAGTCCCTTGCAAGCCCAGTGTGGATCCCCTGCTGCCTTAAGATGTACTGACAGCCTTTGTGCTTTTTCAGCCTAAAGCGACAGCTCTGATAAGAGGTTGCCCCAGCTTGCCCAAGCAGTGGTCTTTTAACCCGGTGCTATGTGCAGCCTGCCCTGCTGGCCACTTAAAAGCATGTGACGGCGTGAAGCACCCCCCCTAGCAGAGGGAACCTTGGCGCTCTCTACATCCACACCGACTACCATGAATGGGCTGCGGAGGAACTATTCCGTCAGCTGTGCCCAGGTCTTCCCCCTAAGTGAAGGGCACTTGGGAACAAATT
Encoded proteins:
- the RAD1 gene encoding cell cycle checkpoint protein RAD1, whose product is MPLSAPPPASGQPYLLSASLDNARHLSSLLRAVHFQDHATCFATANGLRVTVEDAKCIQANAFIQAEIFQEFAVQEESVTFRINLSVLLDCLTIFGTSSLPGSTTALRMCYRGYGYPLMLFLEEGGVVTVCKINTQEPDELLDFDFCSTKVVNKIILQSEGLREAFAELDMTSEVLQITMSPDKPYFRLSTFGNAGSAHLDYPRDSDLMEAFHCNQTQTNRYKISLLKPSTKALALSCKVSIRTDAQGFLSLQYMIRNEDGQICFVEYYCCPDEDITEAEL